The following are from one region of the Luteimonas sp. MC1572 genome:
- the gspE gene encoding type II secretion system ATPase GspE, with amino-acid sequence MSEPLPAFSYAYAKRHGVLLLGIGAASARVGLCDDADPVALLEARRSLGRALEVEVLPRSAFDRRLSELYADAALAAGAGELDLPGNLDALADDIPASADLLEAQDDAPVIRLINGLIAEAARSGASDVHVEPFESALVVRMRVDGVMREALRLPARIAPLLVSRVKVMARLDIAEKRVPQDGRIGLTMGSKALDVRVSTLPARGGERVVMRILDKDQGGLPLSELGMQPDVLDALQRALRVPNGIILVTGPTGAGKTTTLYAALATLNDGRRNILTVEDPIEYAIDGVGQTQVNARVGMTFAAGLRAILRQDPDVVMVGEVRDPETAQIAVQASLTGHLVLSTVHTNDAPGAVTRLRDMGIEPFLLASTLRLVLAQRLLRRLCRHCREPVVADAATARLLAADGQPDATGAVVFRAVGCAHCSHAGYAGRIGIHEALTVDERMRQLIGAEADEDALAAAAFAGTGRLGDAARAAVLRGETTLEEAMRVTRQESDHAGV; translated from the coding sequence ATGAGCGAGCCGCTGCCCGCCTTCAGCTATGCCTACGCCAAGCGCCACGGCGTGCTGCTGCTCGGCATCGGCGCGGCGAGCGCGCGCGTGGGCCTGTGCGACGACGCCGACCCCGTTGCACTGCTCGAAGCACGCCGCAGCCTCGGCCGCGCGCTCGAGGTGGAGGTGCTGCCACGCTCCGCGTTCGACCGCCGGCTGTCGGAGCTCTACGCCGATGCCGCGCTGGCCGCCGGCGCGGGCGAGCTCGACCTGCCCGGCAACCTCGACGCGCTCGCCGACGACATCCCGGCGAGCGCCGACCTGCTGGAAGCGCAGGACGACGCCCCGGTGATCCGCCTGATCAACGGCCTGATCGCCGAGGCCGCGCGCAGCGGCGCGTCCGACGTGCATGTCGAGCCTTTCGAGTCCGCGCTGGTGGTGCGCATGCGCGTCGACGGCGTGATGCGCGAGGCGCTGCGCCTGCCTGCGCGCATCGCGCCGCTGCTGGTGTCGCGCGTCAAGGTGATGGCACGGCTGGACATCGCCGAGAAGCGCGTGCCGCAGGACGGCCGCATCGGCCTGACCATGGGCAGCAAGGCGCTGGACGTGCGCGTGTCCACCCTGCCCGCGCGCGGCGGCGAGCGCGTGGTGATGCGCATCCTCGACAAGGACCAGGGCGGCCTGCCGCTCTCCGAGCTGGGCATGCAGCCGGACGTGCTGGACGCGCTGCAGCGCGCGCTGCGCGTGCCCAACGGCATCATCCTGGTCACCGGCCCCACCGGCGCCGGCAAGACCACCACGCTGTACGCGGCGCTGGCCACGCTCAACGACGGCCGCCGCAACATCCTCACCGTCGAGGATCCGATCGAGTACGCCATCGACGGCGTCGGCCAGACGCAGGTCAACGCGCGTGTCGGCATGACCTTCGCCGCCGGCCTGCGCGCGATCCTGCGCCAGGACCCGGACGTGGTGATGGTCGGCGAGGTGCGCGACCCGGAGACCGCGCAGATCGCGGTGCAGGCCAGCCTCACCGGCCACCTGGTGCTGTCCACCGTGCACACCAACGATGCGCCCGGCGCGGTCACCCGCCTGCGCGACATGGGCATCGAGCCGTTCCTGCTCGCCTCCACCCTGCGCCTGGTGCTGGCGCAGCGCCTGCTGCGCCGCCTGTGCCGGCACTGCCGCGAACCCGTGGTGGCGGATGCCGCGACCGCGCGCCTGCTCGCCGCCGACGGCCAGCCGGATGCGACCGGTGCTGTGGTGTTCCGCGCGGTCGGCTGCGCGCACTGCAGCCACGCCGGCTATGCCGGACGCATCGGCATCCACGAAGCGCTGACCGTCGACGAACGCATGCGCCAGCTGATCGGCGCCGAGGCCGACGAGGACGCGCTGGCCGCGGCCGCGTTCGCCGGCACCGGCCGCCTCGGCGACGCCGCGCGCGCCGCGGTGCTGCGCGGCGAGACCACGCTCGAGGAAGCCATGCGCGTCACCCGCCAGGAGTCCGACCATGCCGGCGTTTGA
- the gspD gene encoding type II secretion system secretin GspD, with the protein MKQRLLATALVIALALPPPSVALAQASGAGAAVTAQDADIRAFIQDVARATGTTFIIDPRVQGTVSVTRDRAMDEAELLGVLLAVLRANGLLAVPAGSGAYRVVPDDIAAQQPGAGSGGSAFTTQVLPLAMVDARIAAETLKPLVGRGGVVVPTPQGNALLVADYADNVRRIRGLVAQIDSDTASIDTITLRNSSAREVAATVGGLFASGGEARNGQLSILPVEGSNSIVVRGDPRVVQRVVQTILELDRRAERTGNVRVVKLQHASAEQLLPVLQQLVGQATDGADGSAAPATAQAGDAATATVITGSQGKRPTIVRYPGSNSLIINADPETQRLLAEVITQLDTRREQVLVEAIVVEISDNAARRLGAQLLIAGKDGSNIPVLATQFPGANPQIMPIAGGVAAQRARIRGNDDDDSVLDIARNVAVQSLLGLNGALGGIAGGNDNATFGLIIDAVKSDTASNLLSTPSILTLDNEEARILVGQEVPTTTGEVLGDSNSNPFRTIQRQDVGIQLEVTPQINAGGGITLTLRQEVSSIAGPVSEDFSELVLNKRELETRVLVDDGAIVALGGLLDQSERSTVDKVPLLGDIPIIGNLFRHKSRASDKTNLMIFIRPTIVRSAREAQAMTAPRYDYMVRSQGPVAGEREAALETLVRDYLRTTPPTLPAPAAATDAAPPLPAPTTDAAPLPPGTGSAR; encoded by the coding sequence GTGAAACAGCGACTCCTCGCCACCGCTCTCGTCATCGCGCTCGCGCTGCCGCCGCCGTCCGTCGCACTGGCGCAGGCCAGCGGCGCCGGCGCCGCCGTGACCGCGCAGGACGCCGACATCCGCGCCTTCATCCAGGACGTCGCACGCGCCACCGGCACCACCTTCATCATCGACCCGCGCGTGCAGGGCACGGTCAGCGTCACGCGCGACCGCGCCATGGACGAGGCCGAGCTGCTCGGCGTGCTGCTGGCGGTGCTGCGCGCCAACGGCCTGCTCGCGGTGCCGGCGGGCAGCGGCGCCTACCGCGTGGTGCCCGACGACATCGCCGCGCAGCAGCCCGGCGCGGGTTCGGGCGGCTCCGCGTTCACCACCCAGGTGCTGCCGCTGGCGATGGTGGATGCACGTATCGCCGCCGAGACCTTGAAGCCGCTGGTCGGCCGCGGCGGCGTGGTGGTACCCACGCCGCAGGGCAACGCGCTGTTGGTCGCCGATTACGCCGACAACGTGCGCCGCATCCGCGGCCTGGTGGCGCAGATCGACAGCGACACCGCCAGCATCGACACCATCACCCTGCGCAACAGCTCCGCGCGCGAGGTCGCCGCCACCGTCGGCGGCCTGTTCGCCAGCGGCGGCGAAGCGCGCAACGGCCAGCTGTCGATCCTGCCGGTGGAAGGCAGCAACTCGATCGTGGTGCGCGGCGATCCGCGCGTCGTGCAGCGCGTGGTGCAGACCATCCTCGAGCTCGACCGCCGCGCCGAGCGCACCGGCAACGTGCGCGTGGTCAAGCTGCAGCACGCCAGCGCCGAACAGCTGCTGCCCGTGCTGCAGCAGCTCGTCGGCCAGGCCACCGACGGCGCGGACGGCAGCGCCGCCCCGGCGACCGCGCAGGCGGGCGATGCCGCCACCGCCACGGTGATCACCGGCAGCCAGGGCAAGCGCCCCACGATCGTGCGCTACCCGGGCTCGAACTCGCTGATCATCAACGCCGACCCGGAAACCCAGCGCCTGCTGGCCGAGGTCATCACCCAGCTCGACACCCGCCGCGAACAGGTGCTGGTGGAGGCGATCGTGGTGGAGATCTCCGACAACGCCGCGCGCAGGCTGGGCGCGCAGCTGCTGATCGCGGGCAAGGACGGCAGCAACATCCCGGTGCTGGCCACCCAGTTCCCGGGCGCCAACCCGCAGATCATGCCGATCGCCGGCGGCGTGGCCGCGCAGCGCGCGCGCATCCGCGGCAATGACGATGACGACTCCGTGCTCGACATCGCGCGCAACGTCGCGGTGCAGTCGCTGCTCGGCCTCAACGGCGCGCTCGGCGGCATCGCCGGCGGCAACGACAACGCCACCTTCGGCCTGATCATCGACGCGGTGAAGAGCGACACGGCGTCCAACCTGCTGTCCACGCCGTCCATCCTCACCCTCGACAACGAGGAGGCGCGGATCCTGGTCGGCCAGGAGGTGCCCACCACCACCGGCGAAGTGCTCGGCGACAGCAACAGCAACCCGTTCCGCACCATCCAGCGCCAGGACGTCGGCATCCAGCTCGAGGTCACGCCGCAGATCAACGCCGGTGGCGGCATCACGCTCACCCTGCGCCAGGAGGTGTCGTCGATCGCCGGGCCGGTGAGCGAGGACTTCTCGGAGCTGGTGCTCAACAAGCGCGAACTGGAGACGCGCGTGCTGGTGGACGACGGCGCGATCGTCGCGCTCGGCGGCCTGCTCGACCAGAGCGAGCGCAGCACCGTCGACAAGGTGCCGCTGCTCGGCGACATCCCGATCATCGGCAACCTGTTCCGGCACAAGTCGCGCGCCAGCGACAAGACCAACCTGATGATCTTCATCCGCCCGACCATCGTGCGCAGCGCGCGCGAGGCGCAGGCGATGACCGCGCCGCGCTACGACTACATGGTGCGCAGCCAGGGGCCGGTGGCCGGCGAACGCGAGGCGGCGCTGGAAACGCTGGTGCGCGACTACCTGCGCACCACGCCGCCGACGTTGCCGGCGCCTGCCGCCGCGACTGACGCCGCGCCACCGCTCCCGGCCCCGACGACGGACGCCGCGCCACTGCCCCCCGGGACCGGATCCGCGCGATGA
- a CDS encoding type II secretion system protein N: MATPFALHAPHALLARARDAGLLRRVVTVTVVALLAVQAARLAWLLLVPPAPVGAPPAPARAAMDATRLERLAIDAFHPAQASVQVAADSSGLRLHAARPAADAGSGAAIIAGKDGRQRAFVVGDEVAPGVVLAAVASDHVTLAASGARSELRFALPPGGAPAPAPREASAGLPAARAPSPTAGTARVDPAQLLAQAGLRPVQADAGQPAGYSVIPRGDGAVLRQAGLQAGDVLLSINGQALTPERYAALPAELAGSRTITFTYARDGTTHTTTLQADTP, translated from the coding sequence TTGGCCACGCCGTTCGCCCTCCATGCACCGCATGCACTGCTCGCCCGCGCCCGCGATGCCGGGCTGCTGCGCCGCGTGGTCACGGTCACTGTCGTCGCCCTGCTGGCCGTGCAGGCCGCGCGCCTGGCGTGGCTGTTGCTCGTGCCACCGGCACCCGTCGGCGCGCCGCCCGCGCCAGCGCGCGCAGCCATGGACGCGACGCGCCTCGAACGCCTTGCCATCGATGCGTTCCATCCGGCGCAGGCCAGCGTGCAAGTCGCGGCCGACAGCTCAGGGCTCCGGCTCCACGCCGCGCGCCCGGCGGCGGATGCCGGCTCCGGCGCGGCGATCATCGCAGGCAAGGACGGCCGGCAGCGCGCGTTCGTGGTCGGTGACGAAGTCGCGCCCGGCGTGGTGCTCGCCGCGGTGGCGAGTGACCATGTGACGCTCGCCGCGTCCGGTGCGCGCAGCGAACTGCGCTTCGCGTTGCCGCCGGGCGGAGCGCCCGCGCCTGCTCCACGCGAGGCGTCCGCAGGGCTGCCCGCGGCGCGCGCGCCATCTCCCACCGCAGGCACAGCCCGCGTCGATCCCGCCCAACTCCTCGCCCAGGCCGGCCTGCGTCCGGTGCAGGCCGACGCCGGCCAGCCCGCCGGCTACAGCGTGATCCCGCGCGGCGACGGCGCGGTGCTGCGCCAGGCCGGCCTGCAGGCCGGCGACGTGCTGCTGTCGATCAACGGCCAGGCGCTCACCCCCGAACGTTATGCGGCACTGCCGGCCGAGTTGGCCGGCAGCCGAACGATCACCTTCACCTACGCGCGCGACGGAACGACGCACACCACGACCTTGCAGGCAGACACTCCGTGA
- a CDS encoding TonB-dependent receptor, which yields MKRTPSRSGLSVAITTLLACQVAWAQQPAPPRGDAAAIPAQATIVQATLAQAAGTQDAAAQAASTPAQLDAVEVRGEYIPEPMLQTAEVASFITRDDFERTGDGDAAAALARVSGVSIVDDKFVYVRGLGERYSSALLNGSPLPSPEPMQRVVPLDLFPAEVLQGMTVQKTYSAKYPGEFGGGIIDLQSLTIPDAPFFKVSVGGGGNSVTTGEKGLTYYGSEDDWSGYDDGTRKMPRALQDAMATGQRVDLGNFSREDIRRIGRSFQNANLNLLQENDSIDPDGNVGASAGYTAEMGEDARIGFIAVAGFENEWRTRFGDQQQGVFVGDVVEYDSDYEFLSTQNNARTNVMLGAGYEWGGNRIGLTSLYVHDTIKEARSRFGADNLAGFEARDDYTEWFERELLNHQLTGSHAFGEYDDLKVDWRAATARATRDMPYEKGIRYENVDGFWSHDASRVQNYTRFSAVEDTVDSAGVDVTWRLPVERDLTLGFGGAYMDNERNAWAREFKFLALDGALPFHNRYQRPDYLFSDYNLSQDLLRLRETTGGFGASAYDASLEVKALYLQAEGEITPNLRATVGVRYEDATQSVTPYDVITGVAQASPAPLENDYFLPALTLTWNIADNRQLRFGASRTIARPQFREMAPQQYSDPDSFRQYYGNPYLVDSELTNFDLRHEWFFGSGEYFTVGAFHKTIDKPIETNINVGGGGTIFQSFLNAPEATVYGAEVEFKKYFDDVFAADWWGANRLYLATNYTWSQSEVNADEGDTVQPFGYPAPVDARLFVRDGSDMQGQSEHIANLQFGVENEATGLQATLIANHVSERVSARGRPGQPDYMQEPGTTLDFVLRKGFNLGDTAMTLGFAARNILDTEFDEYQERGGQKVHVLRYDPGVTYSVSLSAEF from the coding sequence ATGAAACGCACCCCGTCACGCAGCGGCCTGTCCGTCGCGATCACCACCCTGCTCGCCTGCCAGGTCGCGTGGGCCCAGCAGCCTGCCCCGCCACGTGGTGACGCCGCCGCCATTCCGGCGCAGGCCACCATCGTGCAGGCCACGCTCGCGCAGGCGGCCGGCACGCAGGACGCGGCCGCGCAGGCGGCGTCCACGCCGGCCCAGCTCGACGCGGTCGAGGTGCGCGGCGAATACATCCCCGAGCCGATGCTGCAGACCGCGGAAGTCGCCTCGTTCATCACCCGCGACGACTTCGAACGCACCGGTGACGGCGACGCCGCCGCGGCGCTGGCGCGGGTTTCCGGCGTGAGCATCGTCGACGACAAGTTCGTCTATGTGCGCGGCCTCGGCGAACGCTACTCCTCGGCGCTGCTCAACGGCTCGCCGCTGCCCAGCCCGGAGCCGATGCAGCGCGTGGTGCCGCTGGACCTGTTCCCGGCCGAGGTGCTGCAGGGCATGACCGTGCAGAAGACCTATTCGGCGAAGTACCCGGGCGAGTTCGGCGGCGGCATCATCGACCTGCAATCGCTGACCATCCCCGATGCGCCGTTCTTCAAGGTGAGCGTCGGCGGCGGCGGCAACAGCGTCACCACCGGCGAGAAGGGCCTGACCTATTACGGCTCGGAGGATGACTGGTCGGGGTATGACGACGGCACCCGCAAGATGCCGCGCGCGCTGCAGGATGCGATGGCCACCGGCCAGCGCGTGGACCTGGGCAATTTTAGCCGCGAGGACATCCGCCGCATCGGCCGCAGCTTCCAGAACGCCAACCTGAACCTGCTGCAGGAAAACGACAGCATTGATCCGGACGGCAACGTCGGCGCCAGCGCTGGCTACACGGCCGAGATGGGCGAGGACGCGCGCATCGGCTTCATCGCCGTGGCCGGGTTCGAGAACGAATGGCGCACCCGCTTCGGCGACCAGCAGCAGGGCGTCTTCGTCGGCGACGTCGTCGAGTACGACTCCGACTACGAGTTCCTCTCCACCCAGAACAACGCACGCACCAACGTCATGCTCGGTGCCGGCTACGAGTGGGGCGGCAACAGGATCGGCCTCACCAGCCTGTACGTGCACGACACCATCAAGGAAGCGCGCAGCCGCTTCGGCGCGGACAACCTCGCCGGCTTCGAGGCGCGCGACGACTACACCGAGTGGTTCGAGCGCGAGCTGCTCAACCACCAGCTCACCGGCAGCCATGCCTTCGGCGAATACGACGACCTGAAGGTCGATTGGCGCGCCGCCACCGCGCGCGCCACGCGCGACATGCCCTACGAAAAGGGCATCCGCTACGAGAACGTCGACGGCTTCTGGAGCCACGACGCCTCGCGCGTGCAGAACTACACCCGCTTCAGCGCGGTCGAGGACACCGTCGACAGCGCCGGCGTCGACGTCACCTGGCGCCTGCCGGTCGAGCGCGACCTGACGCTCGGCTTCGGCGGCGCGTACATGGACAACGAGCGCAACGCCTGGGCCCGCGAGTTCAAGTTCCTCGCCCTCGACGGCGCCCTGCCGTTCCACAACCGCTACCAGCGCCCCGACTACCTGTTCTCAGACTACAACCTCAGCCAGGACCTGCTGCGGCTGCGCGAGACCACCGGCGGGTTCGGCGCCTCGGCCTATGACGCGTCGCTCGAGGTCAAGGCGCTGTACCTGCAGGCCGAAGGCGAGATCACGCCCAACCTGCGCGCCACCGTGGGCGTGCGCTATGAGGACGCGACCCAGTCGGTGACCCCGTACGACGTGATCACCGGTGTCGCCCAGGCCTCCCCGGCGCCGCTGGAGAACGATTACTTCCTGCCGGCGCTCACCCTGACCTGGAACATCGCCGACAACCGCCAGCTGCGCTTCGGTGCCTCGCGCACCATCGCCCGCCCGCAGTTCCGCGAGATGGCGCCGCAGCAGTACAGCGATCCCGACAGCTTCCGCCAGTACTACGGCAACCCGTACCTGGTGGACAGCGAGCTGACCAACTTCGACCTGCGCCATGAGTGGTTCTTCGGCTCCGGCGAGTACTTCACGGTCGGCGCGTTCCACAAGACCATCGACAAGCCGATCGAGACCAACATCAACGTGGGCGGCGGCGGCACCATCTTCCAGAGCTTCCTCAACGCACCGGAGGCCACGGTCTACGGCGCCGAGGTGGAGTTCAAGAAGTACTTCGACGACGTGTTCGCCGCCGACTGGTGGGGCGCGAACCGCCTGTACCTGGCGACCAACTACACCTGGTCGCAGTCCGAGGTGAATGCCGACGAAGGCGACACGGTGCAGCCCTTCGGCTACCCGGCGCCGGTGGACGCACGGCTGTTCGTGCGCGACGGCAGCGACATGCAGGGACAGTCCGAGCACATCGCCAACCTGCAGTTCGGCGTCGAGAACGAGGCCACCGGCCTGCAGGCCACGCTGATCGCCAACCATGTCAGCGAGCGCGTCTCCGCGCGTGGCCGCCCGGGCCAGCCCGACTACATGCAGGAGCCGGGCACCACGCTCGATTTCGTGTTGCGCAAGGGCTTCAACCTCGGCGACACCGCGATGACCCTGGGTTTTGCCGCGCGCAACATCCTCGACACGGAGTTCGACGAGTACCAGGAGCGCGGCGGGCAGAAGGTGCACGTGCTGCGCTACGACCCGGGCGTGACGTATTCGGTGAGCCTGTCCGCCGAGTTCTGA